From the Salmo salar unplaced genomic scaffold, Ssal_v3.1, whole genome shotgun sequence genome, the window tctgtctggatggtcttcATAATGCTGATTCTCTTTCACCCATGTCaccttcctgttcccctcagACAGTATCAGGTTTGGGTTTACTGTATTTGGGTCCAGGGTGAGATGACAGGCATCTGTAGACAAAAGGAGAGTTTAATCAAACCACATCTTCatataaaatgttgttttgtagGAACAGAACAAGTATTGATTAGTTACTATGTTACTATAGTTCTGAATATGTAGTTAATTAGGATTGAAGAGACTTACACTTCCTCAGCCCTGATTTCAGTCTGCACTCTCCACCATGATCCACACTGTAGGAGAAACAGGTTATTGACTGACAAAGACCTAATAAAGCAGTCAACATTTAAACCATATTGTTGTGTTCTGGTGCACTATCCAagttcattactagagacatacaggtattctatcctacctactgcatacagaacggagtacaattcattactagagacatacaggtattctatcctacctactgcatacagaacagagtacaattcattactagagacatacaggtattctatcctacctactgcatacagaacagagtacaattcCACCAGGATATCAGAGATGCAGAAGAAGAGTATTCATGTGGTGATGATGTATGCTGTGTTGGAGTGCTCAGCCTGCTGAGTAAATTTCCCCTTAATTCTACCATCATGTCCTCATGTTACTGACCCTACTACACTACATATGACACAACCACTGCTCACACTATTAGGACATCTATTCTGACTTACTTCAGCTTCATCAGTTTATATGTGGGATCCACCAGAGCAGCTGAAAGCAGTCCCCCTgcagagtctcctgggtgattgtagctcaggtcaaGCTCTTTCAGGTGGGAGGGGTTGGACCTCAGAGCTGAAGACAGAGCAGCACAGCCCTCCTCTGtgaccagacagccagacagcctacagagagacacacaacagCTGTCTAGGTTGGTGTACTGGTGTCAATCATCTTGTAGGACACCCATACATTTGTCCATGACACAAACATTGTCATGAAACATCAGATTTTCAGAGTATTTGTTTTACTAAGCTCAGTTCAGTACagacctgactgaaacagctgtacttaccccagtgtgtgtagtttacagtctggatcctccagtccagcagacagcagtgtaactcagctcagtaaagacctgactgaaacagctgtacttaccccagtgtgtgtagtttacagtctggatcctccagtccagcagacagcagtgtaactccTGAGTCCTGCAGGTCATTGTCTCTCAGCTCCAGTTGTTTCAGTTGTGAGTTGGGTGAACTCAGGACTGAGGCCAGATCTGAACAGCAACCCTCTGTCAGACCACACTGACCTAGACTAGAGGGCAGAAGAGCACATGATTAACACATGTTTAAAACATCCACATAATAACTCATACTGAAGATATTTAACTCACACTAGTGTCTGTATGTTGCGGAGTGGACTGGTTAGTCCAacacagagcagctccactcctctgtctcccaggtCATTGTTGCTGAGGTCCAGTTCTCTCAGGGGGGAGTTTGGTGTCTGCAGAGCTGAGGTCAGAGTCTCACAGGATTCATATGTGAGTTTACAGCGATCCAAGCTAGAGAGAGTAGATAATCTGTTAGATATACAAATCCTTCATTATAATGATACTGTAAACATCAACTCAATAACATAACTTACAGTGCTCTTTTGCAGGTTTTCACTACCGGCAGCAACCTCTGATAACCTTCCTTTGTTGTGTTGTATGTCTTCAGGTCAAactcctccagcacctcctcTGACATCAGTAACAGGTAGGCCAGGGCTGAACATTGGTCAGGTTTTAGTCTTGTTTCTGAAAGAGTTCCTGATCGCAGGGAGGTCTGCATGTCTTCAACTAGAGAGTTAGAAccaagttcattcagacagtggaacaagtTGATGATCCTTTCTGGTGAAGATTCCCTTTTGATCTTGTCTGAAAGGTACCTGACTGTTCTGTTAACTGTTTCCTCATTGGTCTGTGTTGTACTTCCTGTCTGTGTTagattctgattggactccagtgagagacccagaaggaagcggaggaacaggtccaggtgtcCATTCTCACTCTTCAAGGCCTGGTCCACTGCTCTCCTGTGTAAGTCAGACAACTGTATTGACTGCTTCTCTTCATCACTAgtgggggagaaaacattttccttcttgtcCAGACATGATTCTAAAGCATGCACTGCTgctagaaactcctgaatgctcagatgcacaaaGCTGTAGACCTTGTCTTGGTACAGCCCAGATTCTTCTTTAAAGATCTCTGTACACAATGCTGAGTACACTGATGCCTCTGTGACATCAAGGCCACACTCTCTCAGGTCCTCCTCATAGAAGATCAGGTTGCCCTTCTGCAGCTGTTGGAAAGCCAGCTTTCCCAGTTTCAGGATCATCTCTTTGTCTGACTGAGACAGTTCCTTTGGGTTTGTCTCTGTTGCTTTGTTGTACTTCTTATTCTTCACAATGATTTGGATGAGAATGAAGTGTGAGTACATCTGGGTCAGAGTTTTGGGGACTTCATCCTTCTCTGCCTCTTTCAGTATCATCTCAAGGACAGTGGCTGATATCCAACAGAagcatgtggcacatgatgtggaggctccttgatgtcttcatGTGTTTGATGATTTCATTGGCCAGATTCTGATCTGGGATTTTCTTCCTGAAGTACTTGTCCTTCTGTggatcattgaaccctcgtacctctgtcacctggtcaatacACTCAGCAgggatctgattggctgctgcaggcCGTGAGGTTATCCAgacgagagcagagggaagcagattccccTCGAGGAGGTTTGTCAGCAGCACGTCCACTGAGGTTGGCTTCGTGACATCACAGCACTTCTCATTGTTTTTGAAGTCTAGAGGAAGtcgacactcatccagaccatcaaaaatGAAAACAGTTTTGGTTTCACCATCTTCAATGCTGTCAATCTCTTTCAGCTCTGAGAAGTAGTGGGAAAGAAGTTGCATCAGACTGTATTGGTCCTTTTTCAGGTTCAGATCACGGAAAGGAAGAGGAAACATGAAATGAacgtcctgatttgcttttccctcTGCCCAGTCAAGGAGgaccttctgcacagagactgtttttccaacacCAGCGATTccttttgtcagcacagttctgataggtTTGTCTTGTCCAGGTAAAGGCTTGAAGATGTCATTGCATTTGATTGGTGTCTCTTGTGTGGTTTGTTTCTTGGATGCCATCTCTATCTGTCTaacctcatgttcattattgagccctccacttccaccctctgtgatgtagagctctgtgtagatgtcCTTGAACAGACTTTGGTTTCCATGGTGTCCAATTCCTTCAGATATGTGTTGATACTTGTGTTTCAGTTTAGCCTTAATGTCTTGTTGGACTGTCAGCAGAGTTTGACCTGTAGGAAAACAATGAGAGTTGGGACTcataactttgtgtgtgtgttttatataggCCTTTGTACTGTTCTTTGTAATATTGTATGAAACACAGTCTTACTTCTTCtgtccagaaggttgtgtgtgaTCTTTAATGCATCTTCACTGTCCAAACTCTCCACTTCCTTATTGTCATCTGGTAATGGTTCCTGGCTGAAAGCAGGTGGCTGATCACTCTTCATTGATAGCAGGCTGGTTGTAGGTAACTCTGCTTTGGGCTTCTGGACACTGAACAAAACAGGGAGACAGATCACCTCATCAATATCTCATCAACTTCATTTTAACAACTGTATAATGGACCTTCTACTGTATAATTACTGATGTTTCTTTTTAAATGAATCCACAATTGGGAAAACAGCAGCACTGAGTGGTTTCTACTCTGTCTTTTATaaagctagccatcttcagttagctagccatcttcagttagctagccattttcagttagctagccatcttcagttagctatccagcttcagttagctatccagcttcagttagctatcCAGCTTCCTGTTAGCtatccatcttcagttagctagccatcttcagttagctagccatcttcagttagctagccatcttcagttagctagccagcttcagttagctagccatcttcagttagctatccatcttcagttagctagccatcttcagttagctagccagcttcagttagctagccatcttcagttagctatccatcttcagttagctagccatcttcagttagctatccatcttcagttagctagccagcttcagttagcttcacattccaggtcCGGCTTCATCCATACTATGATGGTGTATACTCCCGCTGCTAAGTGTAGTAGTCTTATAACTGTGTGTTGCACATGGCTAGTCGAACCCCAAACTCTTCATTTAGGCCGGTTAACTCAGAGCTAAGTCCACTTATCCTGAATGAAGTGTCTGAGCCActagttgaggaccaatgaaatcagatacCCTTCCTCTCACACAGATTTGGTCATCCtccccttcatttgaggaagatAACCGATTTAAAGATTGCAGAGCTATATGATTAatacattgacatgattggttgaaggTAGGTGGGGCGGGAggtactgtataaacacaaactcacttccttgaaaacagctctgcactgctccTCGAAGAACAGGAAGTATGaacgccctgacttctgcagaggccgtatcaCCGTAAAATGCTGCACGGCAAATGCAGACgtcagattgaccatgcagagcctttatttttgtatttaacctttatttaactaggcaagtcaggcaagtcagcggtgttgcaatctactgcagagatagcctgcagagttctgtcttactatccaggtctgtacccaaacaattcgagttcctacttttaaaaatccacctttccagaaacaagtctctcactgttgccgcttgctatagaccaccctctgcccccagctgtgctctggacaccatatgtgaactgattgcccccatctatcttcagagctcgtgctgctaggtgaccaaactgggacatgcttaacaccccggccatcctacaatctaagcttgatgccctcaatctcacacaaattatcaatgaacctaccagttgcaaccccaaatctgtaaacacgggcaccctcatagatatcatcctaaacaacttgccctccaaatacacctctgctgttttcaaccaagatctcagcgatcactgccttattgcctgcatcggtaatgggtctgcggtcaatggccatgctttccacctggctaccgctACCCCGGCCAactgcactgcaccccccacagcaactcgcccaagcctcccccatttctccttcacccaaatccagatagctgatgttctgaatgagctgcaaaatctggacccctacaaatcagccgagctagacaatctggaccctctctaaaactatctgccgaaattgttgcaacccctattactagcctgttcaacctctctttcaaatcatctgagattcccaaagattggaaagcttccgCGAACAttgccctcttcaaagggggtgacactctagacccaaactgctacagacctatatctatcctatcctaccctgcctttctaacgtcttcgaaagccaagttaacaaacagattaccaaccatttcgaacaccactataccttctccgctatgcaatctggtttcagagctggtcatgggtgcacctcagccacgctcaaggtcctaaacgatatcataaccgccatcgataagagacattactgtgcagccgtattcatcgacctggccaaggctttcgactctgtcaatcaccacattcttatcggcagactcaacagccttggtttctcaaatgactgcctcgcctggctcaccaactacttctctgatagagttcaatgtgtcaaatcggagggcctgttgtccggacctctggcaatctctatgggggtgccacagggtttaattc encodes:
- the LOC106593304 gene encoding LOW QUALITY PROTEIN: uncharacterized protein (The sequence of the model RefSeq protein was modified relative to this genomic sequence to represent the inferred CDS: inserted 2 bases in 1 codon) gives rise to the protein MKSDQPPAFSQEPLPDDNKEVESLDSEDALKITHNLLDRRSQTLLTVQQDIKAKLKHKYQHISEGIGHHGNQSLFKDIYTELYITEGGSGGLNNEHEVRQIEMASKKQTTQETPIKCNDIFKPLPGQDKPIRTVLTKGIAGVGKTVSVQKVLLDWAEGKANQDVHFMFPLPFRDLNLKKDQYSLMQLLSHYFSELKEIDSIEDGETKTVFIFDGLDECRLPLDFKNNEKCCDVTKPTSVDVLLTNLLEGNLLPSALVWITSRPAAANQIPAECIDQVTEVRGFNDPQKDKYFRKKIPDQNLANEIIKHMKTSRSLHIMCHMXFCWISATVLEMILKEAEKDEVPKTLTQMYSHFILIQIIVKNKKYNKATETNPKELSQSDKEMILKLGKLAFQQLQKGNLIFYEEDLRECGLDVTEASVYSALCTEIFKEESGLYQDKVYSFVHLSIQEFLAAVHALESCLDKKENVFSPTSDEEKQSIQLSDLHRRAVDQALKSENGHLDLFLRFLLGLSLESNQNLTQTGSTTQTNEETVNRTVRYLSDKIKRESSPERIINLFHCLNELGSNSLVEDMQTSLRSGTLSETRLKPDQCSALAYLLLMSEEVLEEFDLKTYNTTKEGYQRLLPVVKTCKRALLDRCKLTYESCETLTSALQTPNSPLRELDLSNNDLGDRGVELLCVGLTSPLRNIQTLVLGQCGLTEGCCSDLASVLSSPNSQLKQLELRDNDLQDSGVTLLSAGLEDPDCKLHTLGLSGCLVTEEGCAALSSALRSNPSHLKELDLSYNHPGDSAGGLLSAALVDPTYKLMKLNVDHGGECRLKSGLRKYACHLTLDPNTVNPNLILSEGNRKVTWVKENQHYEDHPDRFDYHPQVLCREGLSGSRCYWEVERDGTEAIIGVVYRGLKRKGKEDDCRIGANKKSLSLFCYDRGYELKVFFHARVWRSISGPVSKRVGVYLDWPAGTLSFYSVSSSGTLTHLYTEHTTFTEPLYPGFGFRFYSSSVTQCQIDGQDIQRDHGGESWIKPGPENTRDHGGESCIKPGPEDTRDHGGESCIKPGPENTRDHGGESWIKPGPENTRDHGRESCIKPGPEDTRDHGGESWIKPGPENTRHHGGGSWIKPGPENTRYHGGESWIRPGPEKWIPQSCKTCDHVEDSTHWLQIEPLTSTVQGVTMFRHRTPKGSYECTVSGLRWLCERDVILKYHFRNWEPYSHLLKDMQYTQGGPLLDITMELGELEEVHLPHFVCLGTNPSLRNEMKILHVEEHGVSLEEVHEVTRFHAKILHPKFSLISVILRLLSLNIDVHCDVVLYMAVKRSTVISRLYLLLRNSSQKEAVQEREKDQVSKGFSEFVLSSPNGPLKLNSLFAFKNPHSTSINPEKIQLLPADTTPSCCQMIMGNTGVDIEMELIGEDERTVWKSVVSKDVYSKDSHPTSLILIGIPAEEFLQNHRAILIQGVKNTMPIADVLRSKGMIGDEEYSRIKAETTEQDRMRELLNAVLPKGPEVTGACLKALIEHEHHLVKYLSESST